ATTTAACAGTGCAACGCATACAAGATAGAGATAGTTTCTTCGAACAAAGGAAGACAACTTCGAGTGAAATCTAGGAAGAAGGGATCATCTAAAACATAAAAGGTCAGAGAACAGGGTATCATGTATAGTTATCTCATTGAATGAACTAGCAGTTtgtcttttcttttccattctGTCTATTAATTGGAGAAGTAATAATCCATAAATTATTAAGTGGAATTTTCAGATGCGATAGTTTTGGAGaaatgaagagagagagtgtgtgtaTGTGAGAATCTGAATCTGTATTACGATTATTGTTACTTTGTCTTGTGCTCAGTTCACTCTATATATAGAAGTACAGCTCAGGGGCAGAGAAGTCATTCTAATCTTAAGTTAGTTTCACTTTCTCTAACTGATCTAATTCTGAACTGCCTACACCTTCTAGAACTAAGGCTCAGCTCACTCAATTAGGATGCAAGGcttttttacaattttaatcATTGTGGTTCTGGTCTAAGGTAGCATCAACCAAAGAAAAATATCAACAGAAATAACATTCTTTTCCATCACAGAGAAAAGGAAATCTCACTTTCCCCTTTTATTTGTGTGTCATGGAAGCTGTACACACAGTATTAAGCTGCTTCATAATATTGTGAAAGCTAAATGTGATCTTCAAAGGCAAGAgaaaaatcatgaaactaaaaaagGCATGCCCCATAGGAACCACAGTTTAATAAATCCTCAACCCTAGAGATGCATGCGGTGAGCATGGATTGAACATGCAACCTTCAGATCTTCAATCTGACGCTCTCCCAACTAAGCTATCACCGCAATTAATGCACCACCAGCAGTGCAGAGTTGTATTCTGAGTGAAGGTAACCCACAAATCATACACCACCCAGAGTTATACCATGATGACAATTTGTTTAGAACATATTATcccaagaaaaaggaaaacaagAACAAAGAAAGAATGAAGGTTGTACTCAATCCAATCCAAATAGGAAGaggagaaaaatgaaaatttttctGTAGTCTCAATCCTCAGATTTTTTACATCAGGCAATCCACAATCCAACATATACGATTACATGCATCTCATGACAGATTACAGTTCCTTCTTAAAGCTGAAATTCCATCTTAAAGCTATTTCAAGAATCTAACAAACAAATATTGAAAGGTTGGAGAACCACAATTACAAAACAAAGTTCCAGCAGCATATTTCCCTGTCCTACCAGACACATCATAAAATTCAACGCAATTAGGTTGCGGAAAAGTGTCCCCACTCATCACCGTATGAATGGAAGAAACAATTCCAACACCTAATGGTAACCAACTACTATCATATGTACTTAAGTTTATCCTATTTTACAAATCTTAGGTTCTTTCAATGAAGCCTACAACTATGGCAACAAAGCCTTTTCTCAACTAGGTAGGTACAGGTGACTACATAAACTAAATGACGTCTTTTATGTCCTAGCATAAACTGTAACCATATCCATATATAAGCCATTAAATTGTAAGTTATTTTTCATAATACCTTCACACACTCGGTGTCCATTGTTGGGaaagaaaaatatcataattACAACTTGAAATCCAAAAGAAAGCTACAAACGCTTGCCAAGTTGCAACAAAATAACATTCTTAAACATTAAAAACTTGTGAAAATAAGTATAAAACGTACTTTCAGAACTAGAATCCCAAAACGTAAAATATCATTCATCACTACCTGATATAGCAAGCTTCCGGTACTAACAGCCACAAGATTGTGTGCTACAGTGAACTCCAGGTCGTAGctggaaattaaaaagaattaataaatttaaaaaatgctTGGAGATGATTAAGTAATTAAAAGCATTATGCATTGCCCTGCTATTATCATACCAACATCGCTGTGAACTGTCGTCTATACAAGGGAACCAGCACCTCGCTCTCCTAATCTGGTTATCAGTGTGAAGAACATTATCTTTGAAATGTATCCCTGTCTCCGCCTTCTCTATCCAATAGTTAATACGAACGACTCTTACATTCTGCACCCAACATCAACCTACATCAGAAAACACAAATAGTAAACCTCCCCACAAACAACTCATTTCCCACATTCTACCACCATATTCCAGTTAAACGCTATGTTATCCACTACTTTATAGTAGCCCAACTTTACAATAAGCAGGCATACAAGTGTCAcacacaatttttttattttattttatttattttttaaaaaggggacaataagaagaaaatggaaCACAAAAACAATCATGGGAACCCATTATAAATACATCCGTACATACAAAATATAGAACACAACGTTCAACATTTTTTGCATTTCTATTAACTTGGGCACATAGCTAACTCAACACATTACCACACAGTACACACGTGGCAAGCACATATCAAAACCAATGTATGTCCATTTACTCATGTCACTCcaaattacataaatatttaCAGCATATATAAGTTTCACTAAACTTTCAAAAATTGTTCAGCATCCAAGCGCACAGGACAGCAACTATAACCTGCTTAGGCTCAGCAGAGGAATGAAACCCATTTTCAGAGACCGGCTGCTGCTCGAGCTGTTCACTCTCAGCCTTGGCCGGCTTGCAGCAGTTAATGAGCAAATTCGGCACCAGCTCCTTCTCCAGAGCAGACAAGTACACTGAGCCGGCAGCGTCAGCAGCCGAGGCAGGCGAATCGACGGAGCTCCACCTCCTGTCATCGTCCTCCGCCTGCTGCTGGTGCTGCTGAGGATAATACTCGAACTCAGTGGGCTCACCGTCGACGGAAACACTCTCAATCCCCAAATTCTCAGCGTGCAGGCCAACGATCCCAATCTCCGGCACGGCAATCTCCAATTCAGTATACCTGCAGCTCAAAAAGccacaacaaaataaaaaactaaaaacgaaagaaagaaagatagaAAGAGAACCCCTCTCTCGAATCTAATCGAATCTAAGTTGAAGGGGAACCACGAGAACAAGAAAACCTAATCAAGAACCGCAAGCAGAGAACATTTGTAGTTGAGAGGAGAAACGGGAGGAGAAAGGGAAGTGAACTGACCCGTAGACGAGGCGTTTGTGGAGGTCGATGGAGAGGCAGAGCTTCTGGTGGTGAACTAGGGCGCCGGAATTCTCGGGTTTAGGGTCCTCGTTCTTTGGCTTACGGGGCTTCGCCATGACACAgagacagaaaaaaaaaagagaatcgATCTTCTTCCTCTGTGTATTCTTAACGCTGTGCTGTGGTGTGTGGTTCGAGTtttgaagagagagaaagatcaGCGATTTTTTGGGCACTGGGATGCTCTCTTATATATAAACAGAcagaagggggggggggggggggttgggTTCTGGTGGGTGACGATATAGTGCGGGGTTTTTATGTCGTCCCCTGCCTACTAACAACCTCATTTACTTGTTGCACCTGAAATTACCTTTTAGTCCTTAAaacatcataatcataatcTTCCTGGAATGAGCATATGCTTCTGGATTTTAGAgcatataataaaaagtataatGTTATTTTGAATATACATATGTTTAGATGTAActtgtaatattattttatttattagggTATGAATGTAATTCATTCAAATATTTTATGCACACTAAATAATTTATCTTGAAATAGAATAATATGTTCATCAAACCTCATTTCATTTGACTCTGCTTCATTAATTTCTATCAATCTAAAGATAGCCTTATGCCATGGATGTTTAAGAGTGAATGGAATGTTATaccaaaaagaaaagagcaatGTCATCAACTATGATCCTTAAAAATTTCAACCAACAttaaattttctttctcaaatatatttaattaaaaattatagaaTGTTAGTGAGGGGCAAATTAAGAATGTctgatttaatttaattccttaaaactaaattatataaagaggaattctaaaaaaaaaactaataaaatctattatttttataagtaattaatacaaataataaatTCAGATGACCTTTACCATTTTCTCTTGTATATAAAATGCAGTGTTTTAGAAAATGCATCTTGTTTGAACATCTCGGATAAGAGATTCTCCTTCAACAATGAAGAGCACGTCACTACCAACAATCTAACCAAAAAACCCTTCAAAACCCTCTTcggaaaccctaaaaccctcAGCGACTATGGTTGACCACTACAACAAGTACGAacccttctttctctcttccaAGTTTGGAACTGTACTAATTAATTTCACTTAAAAGTTGTTTACTTTTTAGGTATTTTTCAATTTCACTGAGAGTTGTTTGTGTGTTTGAATTTTGTGCTCAGACTTGTTAAATTAATGGCGAGGGCTTTCTACGATGACCTAACTAGCAAAGGTGATAATCAGCCCAAGACCGGAAGAACCGATAACAGAGGAATCGCTGTGGTGGTGCTCGATGCCCTCACCAggttccattttttttttctctgaaGACCCTTACTTCGTGTTAAATTCCGTCGAAACCGGTGGAATTTAGACTTGGTTGAATCGATATTCAgttataaaattagtaaaaagAACTTGGAGATAATGGAGTTtgattttatatgaaaattttaaaataaaactaaaaacttAAAAGGTGTATAATGTTAGTTTGCATCGTTGCATGGACCAGTGCACAGTGAAACTAGGCTAGTTAAGTTTCGTGAAGTCTGGATTTGGTTTTGAACTTCAAATCGGGGATGGTAAGGAAGTGTGGTTATGATACTGAAGTCAACAGGGGTAACTCATTTGAATTGTAAAGTGAATTTGAGATACtgaaattttcatttttaatattttctcaGTGTGATGGGCTAAATGCTGCTAATTTTCCTGGAATAGTGCTGCACAATGAAACCGACTTAGTTAGGTTTCTGAAACCAACGATTTGATTTTTGAGCTTGAGATTCAGATGTGAGGAAATGCAAGAATGATATTGGTTGAACTTGATGTATGTAATTGTAAAGGTAGAACGTGCATTTGTTCATTTATTTGGGTTTTCATTGAACTGCTCTACTGCTCCAGACGACAATGGGTTAGAGAAGAAGACTTGGCAAAGGACCTCAAACTGCATACAAAACAACTTCGGCGGATCTTGCGgttttttgaagaagaaaagatCATTACCCGAGATCATAGGAGAGAGGTAATTGTTTGGTTCTATCCGTTGATTGGTGGCATTTTATGAATTGGTAATAGGAGAGGcaactaatataagcttataGCAATGTAAAATTCTCTCTTCATCAGAATCATCGTGTGTTTTCTATTTAtcacattaaaaattaattaagggATAATGCTTATTCCTGGTGCTTATATGGAGCCTATACTACGCGAGCATTTAAGCTGTTGCAAATATGACTTGATTTAGTCATATCTTTACATTTTGGATTGGATGTTTCCCATAATCTTGACATTGTAAAGATGTGAaaggatttttttatttgggATCATGTGattgtgttttttttctttaccaCGATTGTTGTTTTGCTTCTATCGTGCCATCTTTCggttcttcttttttttccccttcaaaatttgtattttcttataGTATTCTCTAGATCTCGAATAATGAAGAGTAGCTATGTTCTTTTAAGATTATTATTTTAGAGGATTTATCATTTTGTTTGTTGCCTCTAAAATCTAAAGTTTGttcattctattttaattttaaattgatctgtaaatgtgttatttttatttatttttaattattattggttatttcTAGATTTTTATGGGCAATTGAGCATGTAAATGTTTTCTCCATCTGTTACCTATCTTCTGATTTTACCACAGACAGCAAAGGGTGCAAAAATGTATAGTGCTGCTGTAGCTGCTACAGCTGATGGTCATCCGACAGCCAGAGAGGGAGAAGAAAAGGTCAAGCTGCACACACACTCTTATTGTTGTCTGGATTATGCACAGGTTCATCTCTTATCACTTATTCTTCTATAAATTGGTAAAGTGTAACTCCATcaatgatattattattatttattgcaCAGAGAAGGGAAACTCAATGTTATTTTGCCTGTTTCTGGGACAACTTTTCTTAATCAGTAAAACCAAATTTTACCTCCTCTGTCGTATATTGAAAGTCAGTTGAATTTTGTTgcagatatatgatgtggttaGGTACAGACTTCATCGGATGAAGCATAAGTTGAAAGATGAATTGGAGGATAAAAACACAGTTCAGGAATATGTATGTCCAACCTGTGGGAAAAGGTTTTAGTAATTCATTGTAATTTCATTATGATGATTTTTCATAGTTACTTAAATTGATGTATTTCCATTCCATAATACTTGAAGCTATGAATTATTTTAGATATAATGCTTTGGATGCACTGCGGTTAATATCTTTTGAAGATGAGGACTTCCATTGTGAAAGTTGTAATGGAAGGCTTGAGGTTGAAAGTGATAAGATAGCTTCTCAAGAAGCAGGAGATGGAGATGATAACGTAAGGAGACGACGACGGGAAAAGTTAAAGGACATGCTTCAGAAGATGGAGGTTCTTATATAGTTTTATTATGCTGTTCATTTCAGTCATTAGCTTTATATGATGGATTATTTCATTTACAGTGGTAATTTTTTATGATGGATATCACTGTTGTTTCCTGTAATTGAGGAACTCTTTTtgaaaaatgtaattttctaGCAAATAATAACTTCGAAGTTGGGTCTTGCATTTATGGATTAAACAAGCTGAGAGGAACTTTGTTGAAACCATTAGAATTTATTATCCATACTGCTGTTAGTGTTCCAATTTACAGATGTGTCCTTAGCTTTTATGCTTCTATTAATTCAATAAAACAATTATACCTATTGTACACATCTGCTTGCATACACTCTCTGTCCCGAACTTGAATATAAAAGTTATCCCTCTCCAGTAACAACTGAATTCTCTCCTCCCTCCCATTTCCTTGCTACTGTGTAGTCGGTTCTGTATGTTTCCATGATTCCATCTATCTGGTAGCTCTTGCAGTTTTAAGTCCTAGCCAACTTCCTTtccctttattttttttttctcacatAAACTTCAGTAGCAGGagattatttatcaaaattccTTTCAGATATCTTGTGTTTCgagttctttttaatttatataaatttttaaactctttCATTTTACTGATGTGAGAAACCCATATTACATGCAACTGGAAACTCACTAACTTCAAAGTAGGAGGAGACCAAGGGGGGCCAAGAGAACCCTGTTTTCCATTCTCCTATACTGGGTATAGGAGAGGATCAGAGGAATGAAATTGGTGTCATTTCAAGACTGGCCACATTTTTATGGTGGCCTAAATTTAGTGGGCAGCTGGATTTGTTGGTACTATGTTTGCTTCTTTAGAAATGGCCTGACACTCTTTGTAGCTGAACTTGACAGACTTGCAAGTTTAAAGGAATTCAATGACCTTAAGAGTTTTAAACATGGTCCATTTTATAAGTCCAAATGCAACTTTGATATTGCTGTTCGTTGGTTTAATTTTGTGTGGATTTCATCACATTTGTTAGATTTTACATAGTCTTTGTTTATTGTTGCTAATGCCTCACAATTCATTTTGTTTGTGATGACTATTGTACTTGTGTAAGTGCAGGTACAACTTAAACCATTAATGGACCAACTCAGTCGGGTAAAAGACTTGCCTGTTCCAGAATTTGGCAGCCTTCAAGCATGGGAAGCACGAGCTAGTGCTGCAGGGCGTGCTGCCAATGGAGATATCAATGCTGCTGATTCTAAAATGTCTCAGATGGGATATAATGGAGCATCAATCCCTTACAGTGGAGATACTAAGGTAACATTTTCCTGTTTTGTTATTGTTTTTGGAATGCAAACATGCTGGGAAGTGACGACGCATTGCATTCTTTATCCTCTGTTTTCCAacttttatgtattattttctattttggtgATCCAGCTCCACTGTGCAGATGCAAGGCAGCAAATTTTATCTTAGGATTTGAATCTATAGGTTATGTTGAATAGAATTGCAGTTATTTTGGGATTAATTGAGATATACTATGAGGGgtagaaagaaaaaaacattTTTCTGCAGATGgctaattttattcaaaaaagaGTCGATCAAATTGGCCAGACTTAAATCTTCCAGTGTGTATTATAATATGGTTGCCAACTTCCTTGAAAATCTTGGTTCTCtgtttctttttccttctctaTTTACTGTTATGTGCCCATAGTTGAATGAGTTTTAACCTTTTATCACGAAATTATTCATAAatgaattaataataattgaatatggaggacatatatatatatatatatcactcAGGTTATATCATCATGAATGTGCGAACTTCTATGCACCCCTTGATTTTGACATTGAGAATATTGTTCACAAAAACTGTAAATGCTAAGTAGGCTATTGATCGATGTGGACAGGTTGTAGTTGACTTCAATGGAACTGAAGGCAAAGGAGAGGGTATTAAGTCCGAAACTGAAAGTACATCTCTAAAGGTTTTGCCACCATGGATGATCAGATCAGGGATGGTTCTTACAAAGGAACAGCGCGGAGAAGTGAAGCAAGAAACAAAGATGGATGGGACTTCAACTTCCATAACGGCACAGCACACAGATGACAAAAAGTCAACAACTGAACAAGTTGACAATAAGAGTTTACAGGCCTGTGAAATTATATATGAGCTGTTATTTTTTTCATGCTTTAAACAAATTCTGTGCTATACCTAGCCCATGTCTCCCAAAGGCATCTGAACGTCTGCTTTTTTGCTAAATATCTCTGCCTCCTTGTGTATTTTTTACAGGATGAGTATATTAAGGCTTATTATGCTGCCTTACTTCAGCAACAACAAGAATTGCAAAAGAAACAAGAATTGTTAAATACAACTGAATTAGTTGATCCTTCTAGCAGTGCTTCTGGCCGTCAGGTTGGTGTCAAATCAAAACGTGACGATGCCGAGGATGATGGTACTGAGTGGGAGGAGACTCCAATTGGAGGTATGGTTTTAGCTTTCTGATATAATTAGACTAAAATTTGGGTCCTTAAAATTTAACTCCTGCATACCGGCATAAATCTGATTCCTAATATTTGTAAATTACGAGAAGTGGCCCATCTCCCCttaaaaagtaattaaataaaacaatGATTAACATTTGAAATTTATGTGATTGATTCTGAATTTGATTATACTGTTGTTTTGATTTTTGTCTTGGTTAATTGAAAGTATATTCTTAGTATGCATGATTGTCACTTGGATGGCCATATCCATATGTGGAGCTTTATCTGAGGGTTGACTTTGAGAAGTagcttttataattttttttccgaACTAATTTTTTACCAAGACAACTATCACCAAAATTTAATAGAAATTTCTCtgaatttttccttttctttataTGTTGCTTTCCTTTGGTTGATAATCTTATCATGTGTCTGCTCATTTGTGCACTGGGTCCATTGTTAAAGGCAATGGAAACGGAGGTTTCAAGGTTGcagatttgaatttgaatgttcAAGCTGAGGAAGAACCTCCAGCAGATGAGGAAGACGAAGATGACATCGACTGGGAAGAAGgttaatgaattttttttctttgaaataataaaaacaaaaagaaaactaGTCAGGATGATGTAGTAATGGCTAACCTATTTGTGATATGCAAGAACAAGGTCTCGTATTATAGTCATGCTGCTTGCAAATTATGTTGTACCATAAGACTATAGATAGCTGttcatattatattattatggGTTTGTGCATGTTGCTGTGGTGACTTAGAAAGGAGACTTGGTGGTAGTTGACTTTTGAAATA
Above is a genomic segment from Arachis stenosperma cultivar V10309 chromosome 1, arast.V10309.gnm1.PFL2, whole genome shotgun sequence containing:
- the LOC130941352 gene encoding uncharacterized protein LOC130941352, giving the protein MVDHYNKLVKLMARAFYDDLTSKGDNQPKTGRTDNRGIAVVVLDALTRRQWVREEDLAKDLKLHTKQLRRILRFFEEEKIITRDHRRETAKGAKMYSAAVAATADGHPTAREGEEKVKLHTHSYCCLDYAQIYDVVRYRLHRMKHKLKDELEDKNTVQEYVCPTCGKRYNALDALRLISFEDEDFHCESCNGRLEVESDKIASQEAGDGDDNVRRRRREKLKDMLQKMEVQLKPLMDQLSRVKDLPVPEFGSLQAWEARASAAGRAANGDINAADSKMSQMGYNGASIPYSGDTKVVVDFNGTEGKGEGIKSETESTSLKVLPPWMIRSGMVLTKEQRGEVKQETKMDGTSTSITAQHTDDKKSTTEQVDNKSLQDEYIKAYYAALLQQQQELQKKQELLNTTELVDPSSSASGRQVGVKSKRDDAEDDGTEWEETPIGGNGNGGFKVADLNLNVQAEEEPPADEEDEDDIDWEEG